One genomic window of Dunckerocampus dactyliophorus isolate RoL2022-P2 chromosome 7, RoL_Ddac_1.1, whole genome shotgun sequence includes the following:
- the sbk3 gene encoding uncharacterized serine/threonine-protein kinase SBK3, with the protein MTAAAADELHERCFLTAQAMSSLKVSEHFQVVKLLGEGSYGKVMLAVHRKRGTPMALKFFPRQSTSLTSFLREYNLSLYYCTHPSLTRALGIFFSTPSHYVFAQQAGLYGDLYSVIVSEVGLEEECVQRVMSQLSGAVTHLHSLGFVHRDIKPENIFLCDSSCRWVKLGDFGLTRPIGSSIYAVWYESPFCTPEVEAAKVGEKVKEGDDTGEEEVPIWMMVEPSIDSWALGVLTYCLLTGCFPWEESTNDDPAYRRYKAWFEREAGERSGRGEQEADMDRIMKENHRNNPPPKQFHGLSPLVMTLLRELLHPEPRRRGSPEEVLSYLGGPWLMETEREERRRAEEAEREARKVREAGGGVEEELLREGRGER; encoded by the exons ATGACT GCTGCAGCTGCGGATGAGCTGCACGAGCGCTGCTTCCTGACGGCGCAGGCCATGTCCAGCCTCAAGGTGTCCGAGCACTTCCAGGTGGTCAAGCTCCTGGGAGAGGGATCCTACGGAAAGGTCATGCTGGCCGTACACAGAAAGAGAG GAACCCCCATGGCTCTGAAGTTCTTCCCACGTCAGTCTACCTCGCTCACCTCCTTCCTGAGGGAATACAACCTCTCGCTTTACTACTGCACGCATCCTTCCCTGACACGAGCACTGGGCATCTTCTTTTCCACGCCGTCGCACTACGTGTTTGCCCAGCAGGCTGGCCTCTACGGCGACCTCTACAGCGTCATCGTCTCAGAG GTTGGACTGGAAGAAGAATGCGTGCAGAGGGTGATGTCCCAGCTGAGCGGCGCCGTGACCCACCTCCACTCCCTGGGCTTTGTTCACCGGGACATCAAACCTGAGAACATTTTCCTGTGCGACAGCTCGTGTCGCTGGGTCAAACTGGGCGACTTCGGCCTGACCCGGCCCATCGGCTCCAGCATCTACGCCGTCTGGTATGAGTCTCCCTTCTGCACCCCCGAGGTGGAGGCCGCCAAGGTGGGGGAGAAGGTGAAGGAGGGCGACGACACAGGAGAGGAGGAGGTGCCTATTTGGATGATGGTGGAGCCGTCCATCGACAGCTGGGCCCTGGGGGTCCTCACCTACTGCCTGCTGACCGGCTGCTTCCCTTGGGAGGAAAGCACCAACGACGACCCCGCCTACAGACGCTATAAGGCGTGGTTTGAGCGCGAGGCCGGCGAACGCAGCGGGAGGGGCGAGCAGGAGGCGGACATGGACAGGATCATGAAGGAGAACCACAGGAACAACCCTCCCCCCAAGCAGTTCCACGGCCTCAGCCCCCTCGTCATGACGCTGCTGCGCGAGCTGCTCCACCCGGAGCCCCGGCGACGAGGGAGCCCCGAGGAGGTCCTGAGCTACCTGGGGGGGCCCTGGCTGATGGAGACGGAACGGGAGGAGAGGAGAAGGGCGGAGGAGGCCGAGAGGGAGGCCAGGAAAGTAAGGGAGGCGGGGGGAGGAGTGGAGGAGGAGCTGCTGAGGGAAGGAAGGGGGGAGAGATAA